The genomic segment attcatcccccttcctcttcgtgtaactattccccaggtcgtcgctgtaaatgagaatgtgttctcagtcaatttacctggcaaaataagggttaaataaataaaaagctctCTCACTTAATACATAATACATCTGAAAATGATTCATATTTAGAGTTGGATAAATGTAATTATTGTTGTTCCTCTATGAACAACGATCACTGGTGCCAACAGTGAATAAATAAACTTGTCAGCCAATCTGTGATGATTTATGTTCTGTGACACTCCACAGCTGCCTAGCAAACCGGTCACTCATCCCAGCTGCTCATGGCACGTAAATAATATGGCTCATAAATTCACAGCTCTCACTCCCTCAGTCTAATTGAGCAATCGCTGAACTTTAGGGGGATTGTACAAGCTTTATGGTAACTTGTTGGGACTCCTGTTCAGGACTGCAATCCTCTGCTAGCTGTGCTATCGGTGTGTGAGAGTTGGAGCTTGTTTAATGGGAATCACACTACAATAACACCTAGATTCTCCCATGCCTGAGATCTTTCCTTACATGTTCAGCTCCGGGAGACGTCGCCCTGCTCCACATGCCCGTCGTGATCTCGGCATGTGATCTTTGGTTTCATGCCCGTTTTTCCTCGTCCAGCTTCTCAGAGCCCCTTTCCCGTAGATTGACGTTTACTGTCATGAATCTTGcactggaggcagaactgagtgatGTTCGCTAGATGGgacagctgcaaagtcaaattGGCTATAGGcttattgtaaaaatgtatgaaaacaaaaattaactttttggtcttcatttaaggttaggcattagggttagcagtatggttaaggttaggtttcaaatccaattttaataCTTTGTAGCTGTGCCAGCTGTGGAGTGTGCTGACCACTGTagagctgcctccagggcaagattgaTGACAATAAATGCCGACCTGCCCCCTTCCCTGCCCCTCACGTCCCCCTTCCCAACTAGAGGGTCCGGTCAGGGCAGCCCCGGGGGCGGGAGTCAGTGACTGCCCATAAATGGGGGGAGATTGAGTGACCAAGGCAACTTGAGGGTGAGTGTGATCAGAGAGATTACAGTAAtaccacccctctttctctctctctctctctctctctctctcacaggttCCTCATCTATCCATCCAACTATACATAATCAAGTACTACCATTTCTCTCCTTCTAAATCTACATTATTTTGTTCCCCCTATTCACTTCCTGCGTGTCTGACACACTGAATtaatctatttcctgtgtttttcaCTGACTGCATGGAATCTGACATTCCCTACCCCCACCTAAAGAGAGTCAGCATGGAGAAGTTTTTAACAGCACCAAAAGACGTCACTGAAGTCGATTATGATTTACTCTAAAAGTGAATAATAAGGGTCAAGAtcttactttttttattttccccTAATACCTTTTCTGATCTGTCTTTTTCTGAAATATAATCAAACTAGTCACCTTCAGAATCACATCCATAATACttgcacatagagagagagagagtaaacctTATAGTAATCAAATGCGGTCTCCAGAGGTGCAGCCAAGTCAATTCAGTTCATGGTTTAACTCCAGGCAGGCATCATTGCCTAATGATCAGATCTTGTCCCACTCCCCAAATACAATATATTATAGTAAGTTTGTCCCTTCTGATCTTTTTCCCAGTATAAGTTTGTCTCGTCAAATAGTCCACTATGGTCCGCTCAGAGTCCGATCCTATTATTTAGTGTAGCATGTAGCATGACCTTCTCTCACATGGGTCTACCCTGTCTAAGCCTCTCTCAAGAGAGCAGTGGTGTGAGGACAAGGAGCTCTTAAGTCTGATCACAAATGTAATACGAGCATGTTAAACATCGGATAACTTTCTCCCAGCAGCTCCATTCACACACTCTGATCCCTGACTCCTGGGACCCTAGAGGTCCTCCAATAAAGACATAATTACATGAACTTATCAAAACCATTGGTCTCGTTCTTGATCTATGTCGCCAGACAAAAGACAAAAGACATTGTTGCATTGTTATATTCTGGAAAATGTATAGGTATAACAACAAGAATTCTAGACTCACGTTAATTTGCCTATTAGCACTTTCTCTTCTGGTGATAGAATGATTCCCATGTAAATGAAAGTTCTGGTTTGCATGTACACAATTTTCCTCTTTGGAGCTGAATGCGACAGGAGGAAGCGGTGGGCAGAGACTGACGCCTTTCACTCCTCTATAAATCAGGCTTTATGAGTTGACATTGTGCCATTTGTTGTTACTCCACAACAATTCAAAGAGAGGTTTGTTGGTCTGTCCCCCCAGTTACACAAGCAGCTCTTTCAGCATTGCTCTGTGTGTGGGAagccatgttctctctctctctctctctctctctctctctctctctctctctctctctctcttttctggtgGAACATAAATACCAAGTGTCAACCTATAGCTGCTCCATCCATTTTTGGTATGTATCCATTggtatgtacccattgattcttgaagaatataagtTATAAACGCCTCATGAGTTGAGTTCAACTGTCATGCCCCAATACCCAcaataacccaaaatataagattgttttactccaatgtttgtaaacaaagcaattgtaaacaaacaccagtgttgtgttcgagaccaCCTAAAGTGAGACCGATTCAAGATCAAAACTGGAGCAAATTGAAtccgagtcaagaccaagaccagaGGGGGGTGAGCTGtctgagaccgagtcaagaccgacaCCATAAAAATGGAGTCCAATTCAAGACCAATTGTGTCAAATCGCTACCctagtatttctgtgttcatatttcagaagaacaCATGGATTCTTTGGACCTGTGTCCCCCAACTGGTTTTTatttgccccccccacccccaccccaccccaagcatgctgagcaaaaaaaaaaaataatgtataattttaattttttattgttggacataaaaagacaacaacaaaaacaacaccaggaaatcagcgccaagtgattttaattttggatatCTGTTTTGATGTATTCCCACACATAGAGTGACCATATGTGATggtatactaataataataaataattattGGTTAGATATTTATATAGCGCTTTTCTACCAACTGAGGtacacaaagtgctttacatagtagggggaaactcacctcaatgtgtagcacccacctCAGTGATACACAGCGACCATTTTTGTGCCAGAACCACACATCAGCTatcaggtggagaggtgaggtgtaatatatgccaattaggaatgagggggatgattaggtggccatgatggaatgtgaccagattgggaatttagccatgaCTGGGGTGAACACcgctactcttacaataagtgccatgggattttGAATGACCACAGAGTCATGACACCcattttaacgtcccatccgaaagacggcaccctacgcaGGGCAATGTCCTCCAGTTTAAttaaggtttgaaattattatgtttatagtcaaatattatatctgtttaggcttcttgtggtcaatttgaaatgtaaaaatatgttttttattgtGTTCCAGccccgaccatctgctcaagaaaaaaTAGCCTGCAGCTGAATATAGTTGAGGATCCCTGCAGTAGACATTCAGAATGGTGAAAAAATGCATGCTGAGGGCAAATAAACAGCCACTACATATTATCACCAATTCAAACAGATCTATAATAGATCAAAAAGACAaaatatgttacaacttccccagGTTTCCCCTTACTAATAGTGAGTACACAACTTTACAATAATTTCCCTCATTCTTCCCTACCAGCAAATCAAGGACATTCTGATAAGCGAATGTTTGAGAATATTTTTCAACGAAAGTAAAGGACAGTAATGTTAGGAGTAAAGTAGGAAGCCCAGGTCTCAATAGGCGGAAATATATTAACGTGTCATAAAAGGAGTGTGGCCTGGCAAAGCGGTTTTATCCGCTGGCTGAATGGGAGCTGATTATTATGAGTTTTTTTAGATTATGAGTTGATATTTTTATGTTAGTAGCTAGGATATTAAAATTTCCGCATAAAGAAAATATAAACATGGATTGTGGATAAAAATCAGTGTGTAGAgacgtagtgcacacaaaatgtatttttcaatgtgtttctatagtTATGTCACAACTTTTTTTGCGTTAAATAGTGAATGTGCCTACTCAGGTGTTTGAACGTGcgttctagccaacagctcgcagaaaCTAGGCTGTGAGGGTAGACTAAACTACATGATGCGATTATTGTGAATAAAAGTGAGAATATTTGtgtttgtcaaacggcagtcaagcatcgatcatcatatCACTAGAATCAGACCATCGACATTTACTGGAAAGCAGCATCAAGATCACGTGCACTTTCACCAACCTGTgaagtttatttatttaatctgtagcctaataaacttaATGCTTgcgctcttttgtccataatatgAATATCATTATGTATGTAGCCTACCTACATttactgtatctgcgagctgttggctagagcgcacgtgcAAAGACGCGAGTGGGCACATTCGCTATAACCCAACATGTTTTGTCAGAAAACGATCAAGTAgatttgaaaatgcgatggaaaccaatatcattgtattttttattcggtATATGGGAATTTAACAGCAAAATTATTTGTTCTGTGCATTACGTCATCACGGACGAAAAAGTAAATGTGATGCAAACACACCTAGCCACTGACACACTTGTTAGATTACACAGGCTTTGCCAGAagtccacaccacacacacgaaTAATGGTAACACCTTAAGCATTCTGTATGTGTCTGCACCACCACAGACGGCCAACAGATATAACCCTTTCACTTCCATCAATAAAACTAAGGCCAAGAAAGATTTTGTAATTTCTCAAATGTTTCCCAAATTGCACCTACAGTTTTGATTATTAGAGTCTGTAAATGTCCGATTCAAATTGAATAAGTAGCCACATTTTTTATGTAAATTCAAAGCAGATTTATTTAACAGTTTGTCACTCCTCTGAAGGGAGGGACTATATGACTTATCTTTAGTAGTGGCAATGGTTATTAATGGAACTGATCATTCCAGTGAATTATAAACTATTTGAGTCAATGGGGCTGTTTGGCTGCAAGGCTGGTGTCAGTCTGGGAACACCCACTGTCTCTTtccagcccctccctctcctcatctctctattcaACATCAGTCTGAGCTCCACACCTCCTCAGGACAGACCTGCAGTACACCCAGAATTCTGTGAGGTCTCATCAGACCTGAATTTTCCTCATTGCCATCTGATCAAGATCCAACAGGTTCTGGGTATAAAGGCTCATCACATCAGCTTACTGGATCCACAACCACATTTATCTAAAATAAGATACTTTCTCGTTCTAGACTGAGTTGAAGGGGATCTCTCCATACCAGGCCATGAGGGTGAGCCGGGTGTTACAGCTGTCCATCTGCCTGGTGGGCCTCAGCCTGGCATGGTGCTCTCCACCACCAGGCAAACCCTCCATAGAGGGGGGTGGCCAGGTTCCTGTGGGCCAGATACAGGTGCTCTCTGTGGGGCTGCTCCAACTGCTCCAGGGGGTGCGGGAGAGTgcctggaggatggagaggcagGGCGACCAAGTGTCAGAGGAGCTGATGGGAGACACCCAGGTTGTGGAGAGGCTACGAGAGCAAGGTGTGCAGGTAGGAAGGACCCACAGGCAGGTGACGAAGAACCTCCAGATGATGACAGCACAGAGCGACAGGCTGGAGAATGCAGCTCAGGACATGCAGCTGGGACTGGAGACTTTATTGGCCGAGCAAGGTGCCTTGGAGCTCAGGATGTGCCGTGTCCTGGAGAGGGTGCAGAGCATAACCAAGCCAGTTCTAAGGATGGAAAAGCAGCTTAATATGAACCTGATGAAGGTGAGCTATTACACATTTCTAACTATATAAcctgctccttctctcctccctagtCACCACTTCTCTGTTTTTTTCAGCTAATGAGTCTAAAAGAAGAACATTTGAATATTATGCCTTTCAATTGATAATCACCTCCAGATGTTTCATGCCTGTATTTCTGCTGTTCTGTATTTGGTCCGAACTTACATCTGTCTATCAATACGTGTGTGCTTTAGGTGATAGTGGACACTCAGTCCAGACGTCTGGCTGACCTAGCCTTGGAAGTTATGACCAGAGACAGATTGATTGATAAGCATCTGCAGCACATTGTTGACCTGGAGGAACAGGTATAGTGCATTGGCGCCACGGTTGTACACCGACAAAATACAAATTGAGACATAACTAGATAGAAACCCTTGTTCTCATAAAACTAATGTACACGACCAAAGAAATACCAAAGAGCATATAAAGACCAGCACAAACTGTACATAAAACATCCTGTCTTACAATCAGAGACAGCAATGGGTATGGAAAGTATAGGCTACACGTTTGATTGAGTCTTTAGAGAACAACTATTTGGGGTGATATCCATGCTTTTTCCCTGCTCTGTGTGCTACTGATGTAGTGTGTTTTTCTCTGTGAAGCACCATATGTTTTAGGAGTGTAAAGGAATGGAACATTGCTGTTccttctctgtgtttgtgtgtgttccaggCGTCTCGTATCAGAGGGGAGAGGCCTCCCACCAGCGCTGAGGGCAGGTTCTGATGATGGCTCTGGCCCTTGTCTGggcaacaaccacagctgcatcAATATAAACACTCCATTCAAAACTATAAGAAAACAACATAGTTATAGTGGAAATCTGAGAAAGAAAGACACATAGCATTATTCATACCATATTCAAGCTTCATTTCTTCATCCAGATACTATGAGATGATCTGATTGGAATTTTAAAAGGTAGACATCCTTGTTGGGTAATCTCCAAAGTGGTGTGGCTCTGTGTTAATGTTTGAGGTTCATATTTGGAAGCTTTGTATTTGCAATCCCTTGTCagctggtgcctctagggcaattcaggcAGATGTTAGAGGGCCCTTTTACTGAAGCATGTGTTTGTTTCATACAATTGTGTTTTGCTTTtgttgttttcttttcttttcatgcattgtgtaattgatgtgtatagaTATCCATACTAGTGTAAgggttgtttattgatgtgttcaTGCAGGGCTCATCTacaaaagagaccttggtctcagcatgactcaatgcttaaaactgcaatatgtaactttttgggaaaCTCCACCAAATTGACATAGACAtttgtgttatagatctgtcattcgcattgaaagcaagtctaagaagtggtagatctgttctatgtgcactatttctatgctacCCAtgcttaagttttgtttttgcatcttttactttagcttttgtacaccaacttcaaacaagatgaaaatacaatattttgggttatggacaatatattttacagtggtttagatggtacaatgattcgcTACACTATATTGCTTGTTTtgccacataaactgaaattaggcaaactattagaattttagcaaccagtatatttctgcatagtgcatctttaaataaAGGCTAACCCTTTTTAAATAAATGCAACCACAATCAAATAAACAGATTCAAGGTAATGGACTGGATCAGACTGCCTGGAAAAAAAATATTCCTGTCAACTTTGGCTGATTGGCTAATTCTCCTTGaacgtaaaaaaaaataaaaataaaaaataaaaaaggctcTGTGGCTGTATTCTAGAGGTACAGGAGACCTCCTACCGCCAAAATCAGGAGATTCTCATCTTCTCAGCTGTCTGACAACCAAATGTGGCAAAGGTTGTGTGTGAAAGCTTTGAGGACTAAGGTCCTATCTGATGGCCTCAAGTCTGTGAGATCTAAATGCATGAATGCTGTCCGACTGGTGTTCCCCAAAAAAAACAGCCAGAGCAACAAACTCTGACCCAACATGCCAAAGAGAATATACAGTAATGTTCCTGTAAATCTATTTGAAATGTGCCTACAGTTCTTCATTTGACTTGGACATtttagccatttagcagacgctcttatccagagcaacctacaggagcaattagggttaggtACTTTGCTCAAGGCCACATCGACTGATttgtttcacctagttggctcagggattcgaaccatcATCTTTTCTGCACAACACTCTTACCCGCTAGCTACCAGACACCCCACTGACATACTCCAACAGGTCTTTACTCTTGAATTAATTTACATTTCATTTCAGCCAACCTATGTTACCAGACATGCCTATTGAAGATGGAAGATCAAAGCCAATTGAGTGTGCAATTTCATTGTCACACACAATATGTTCAGTTTCAGGTATGATCTTTGTCATATTGTGTAGAGTATGATGATGAGCTTCAGAGTATAGTAGCTCTAGGCTATCATGATTctgaactacactgaacaaaatataaatgcaacatgtaaagtgtatgTTTCAACATGCAACacgttgaaataaaagatccccgaaTATTTCCGTAtgcacaaaaaagcttatttctctcaaatgttgtgcacaaagttgtttacatccctgttagtgagcatttctcctttaccaagataatccattaacctgacaggtgtggcatatcaagaagctgattaaacagtatgatcattttacaggtacaccttgtgctggggacaataaaagtccactctaaaatatgcagtcttgtcacacaacacaatgccacagatgtctcaagttttgagtgagcgtgcaattggcatgttgactgcaggaatgtccaccagagctgttgccagataattctctgtgcatttctctaccataagccacctccaacatcgttttagagaatttggcactacgtccaactggcctcacaacggCAGGCCATGTGTAACCACTCCACATCTGTCTTCTTCACctacgggatcgtctgagaccagccacccggacagctgctGAAactgtcacaccagatactgactggttttctgatctacgtCCCTACTTTTTTtcaaaggtatctgtgaccaacagatgcatatctgtattcccagtcgtgtgacatccttatatgaactgtaactctgtaaaatctggGGTACCCCCACGAGCTTTGTGGCCCCACCAGAGTTTGGCCCCCAAAGATAGCGTAAGAACACGTCATACACCACAATGATTTTT from the Oncorhynchus tshawytscha isolate Ot180627B linkage group LG33, Otsh_v2.0, whole genome shotgun sequence genome contains:
- the LOC112230566 gene encoding uncharacterized protein LOC112230566, which encodes MRVSRVLQLSICLVGLSLAWCSPPPGKPSIEGGGQVPVGQIQVLSVGLLQLLQGVRESAWRMERQGDQVSEELMGDTQVVERLREQGVQVGRTHRQVTKNLQMMTAQSDRLENAAQDMQLGLETLLAEQGALELRMCRVLERVQSITKPVLRMEKQLNMNLMKVIVDTQSRRLADLALEVMTRDRLIDKHLQHIVDLEEQASRIRGERPPTSAEGRF